Proteins from a single region of Procambarus clarkii isolate CNS0578487 chromosome 32, FALCON_Pclarkii_2.0, whole genome shotgun sequence:
- the LOC138370489 gene encoding uncharacterized protein, with protein sequence MSTAAEVVNGSRGCQRQQRLSTAAVAVNGSSGCQRQQRLSTAAVAVNGSRGCQRQQRLSTAAEAVNGSRGCQRQQWLSTAAVVVNGSRGCQRQQWLSTAVEAVNGSSGCQRQQWLSTAVVAVNGSSGCQRQQWLSTAAEAVNGTVAVNGSRGCQRQQWLSTAAVAVNGSRGCQRQQRLSTAVEAVNGSSGCQRQQRLSTAAVAVNGSSGCQRQQRLSTAVEAVNGSSGCQRQQWLSTAAVAVNGSRGCQRQQRLSTAAVAVNDSRGCQRQQWLSTAAVAVNGSSGCQRQ encoded by the exons ATGTCAACGGCAGCAGAGGTTGTCAACGGCAGTAGAGGCTGTCAACGGCAGCAGAGGCTGTCAACGGCAGCAGTGGCTGTCAACGGCAGCAGTGGCTGTCAACGGCAGCAGAGGCTGTCAACGGCAGCAGTGGCTGTCAACGGCAGCAGAGGCTGTCAACGGCAGCAGAGGCTGTCAACGGCAGCAGAGGCTGTCAACGGCAGTAGAGGCTGTCAACGGCAGCAGTGGCTGTCAACGGCAGCAGTGGTTGTCAACGGCAGTAGAGGCTGTCAACGGCAGCAGTGGCTGTCAACGGCAGTAGAGGCTGTCAACGGCAGCAGTGGCTGTCAACGGCAGCAGTGGCTGTCAACGGCAGTAGTGGCTGTCAACGGCAGCAGTGGCTGTCAACGGCAGCAGTGGCTGTCAACGGCAGCAGAGGCTGTCAACGGCA CAGTGGCTGTCAACGGCAGTAGAGGCTGTCAACGGCAGCAGTGGCTGTCAACGGCAGCAGTGGCTGTCAACGGCAGTAGAGGCTGTCAACGGCAGCAGAGGCTGTCAACGGCAGTAGAGGCTGTCAACGGCAGCAGTGGCTGTCAACGGCAGCAGAGGCTGTCAACGGCAGCAGTGGCTGTCAACGGCAGCAGTGGCTGTCAACGGCAGCAGAGGCTGTCAACGGCAGTAGAGGCTGTCAACGGCAGCAGTGGCTGTCAACGGCAGCAGTGGCTGTCAACGGCAGCAGTGGCTGTCAACGGCAGTAGAGGCTGTCAACGACAGCAGAGGCTGTCAACGGCAGCAGTGGCTGTCAACGACAGCAGAGGCTGTCAACGGCAGCAGTGGCTGTCAACGGCAGCAGTGGCTGTCAACGGCAGCAGTGGCTGTCAACGGCAGTAG